From Draconibacterium halophilum, one genomic window encodes:
- a CDS encoding Gfo/Idh/MocA family oxidoreductase — translation MQNRRNFLATIGTIAAGAVVSNPLKAAVLAEGEKLKMVLVGTGIRGNSFWGKRLVDEYGDILEFVALVDTNPGRLEYAAKYIGVGKDCKTYTDFDVMIKEQSPDLVIVTTPDATHHQYIVKSLENGVDVLTEKPMTTDEDKCQEILDAERRYKRKVIVGFNYRWSPYNTKIKELLMNETIGKLVSVDFSWMLNTSHGASYFRRWHGQREWSGTLLIHKATHHFDLLNWWIDSDPDEVYAKGDLEFYGRRPEKSGVNCRSCDEKDTCPFYWDITKSRTEYNLYAKHEQYDGYIRDNCLFRPEINIYDKMNVNVKYANNVYLNYMLTTYSPWEGWRVAFNGTEGRIEAFLDVPYLEEVQISQEEMHKAEMDQSENQKQLTKPIIVHKLWGEQEIINVGYSRGGHGGGDKRLHDHIFRTPDAEDEFQHLAGTRDGAMSILIGTAARNSIESGNPVNIGSLTTLQPRSKRLT, via the coding sequence ATGCAAAACAGAAGAAATTTCCTTGCCACCATTGGCACAATAGCGGCCGGTGCCGTTGTATCTAATCCTTTAAAAGCTGCAGTTCTTGCTGAAGGTGAAAAGCTAAAAATGGTTTTAGTGGGTACTGGTATTCGTGGAAACAGTTTTTGGGGAAAGCGTCTGGTTGATGAATACGGAGATATTCTGGAATTTGTGGCTTTGGTTGATACGAATCCGGGACGTCTGGAGTATGCTGCTAAGTACATTGGAGTGGGTAAGGATTGTAAAACCTACACCGATTTTGATGTAATGATAAAAGAGCAATCTCCTGATCTGGTTATTGTTACTACGCCGGATGCCACTCATCATCAATACATTGTTAAGTCGTTGGAAAACGGTGTTGATGTGCTTACCGAAAAACCCATGACTACAGATGAAGACAAATGCCAGGAAATTTTAGATGCGGAGCGTCGTTACAAACGCAAAGTAATTGTTGGTTTTAATTACCGCTGGAGTCCTTATAATACAAAGATTAAGGAATTGTTGATGAATGAGACGATTGGAAAACTTGTTTCGGTTGATTTCTCGTGGATGCTGAATACCAGCCACGGAGCTTCTTATTTCCGGCGCTGGCATGGCCAGCGTGAGTGGAGTGGCACATTATTGATTCATAAAGCAACACACCACTTTGATTTATTAAATTGGTGGATTGATTCCGATCCCGATGAAGTGTATGCAAAAGGCGATTTGGAGTTTTATGGAAGACGACCCGAGAAAAGCGGTGTAAATTGCCGTTCGTGCGATGAAAAAGATACTTGTCCGTTTTATTGGGATATTACCAAAAGTCGCACCGAATATAATCTGTATGCAAAGCACGAACAGTACGATGGGTATATTAGAGATAATTGCCTGTTCAGGCCGGAGATAAATATCTACGATAAAATGAATGTAAATGTAAAATATGCCAATAATGTGTATTTGAATTACATGCTTACAACATATTCACCGTGGGAAGGCTGGCGTGTTGCGTTTAACGGAACTGAAGGGCGCATTGAAGCATTTCTTGATGTTCCTTATTTGGAAGAGGTACAAATATCGCAGGAAGAAATGCATAAAGCAGAAATGGACCAGAGCGAAAACCAGAAGCAGTTGACGAAACCAATTATCGTGCATAAACTTTGGGGAGAGCAGGAGATTATAAATGTTGGTTATAGCAGAGGTGGCCACGGTGGCGGCGATAAACGACTGCACGATCATATTTTCAGGACACCTGACGCCGAGGATGAGTTTCAACACCTGGCCGGTACGCGCGATGGCGCCATGTCTATTCTGATTGGTACAGCTGCCCGAAACAGTATCGAGTCGGGGAACCCGGTAAACATAGGAAGTTTAACTACGCTGCAACCACGAAGCAAGAGATTAACCTGA
- the nhaC gene encoding Na+/H+ antiporter NhaC, translating to MTTKREASLFLALLPILILIGLLTLNVLLFDDTLGGANQVALMLAAAIAGVVAYRLGFSWDRISKKIVSTIGSAMPSILILLLIGSLAGTWLISGVVPAMIYYGLDIISPKLFLFTAVVVSAIVSVATGSSWSTIATIGIALLGIGKAIGIDEAIVAGAIISGAYFGDKMSPLSDTTNLAPAMAGTDLFTHIKYMTFTTVPTMIITLIIFLIMGFNYDFSNATINVADVKLAIDATFNTNPLLFLVPVALLTVIILKVPPLPSLLIGTLLGGLFAIIFQPDIINTVAGNVDSYGTASYYSVMQAMFGDISLTTSNANVNELLSTSGMRGMLDTVWLILSAMVFGGVMESAGLLKRITQPIVKYAKSTGSLVASTVGTCIFFNTTASDQYIALVVPGRMYRKTYEEKGLKPEVLSRTLEDSGTITSVLIPWNTCGATQSRVLGVDTWSYAPYAFFNIISPFMTVLFAYLNIKIRRFAKGEKPTEVTKEA from the coding sequence ATGACAACAAAACGCGAAGCTTCTCTTTTTCTGGCATTGCTGCCAATTCTAATTCTAATAGGACTTTTAACACTTAACGTTTTACTTTTTGACGATACATTGGGAGGAGCCAATCAGGTTGCTCTGATGCTGGCAGCTGCTATTGCCGGAGTTGTTGCCTATCGTTTAGGTTTTAGCTGGGACAGAATCAGTAAAAAGATTGTTTCGACAATTGGTTCGGCAATGCCCTCAATTTTGATCCTGTTACTTATTGGGTCATTGGCCGGAACGTGGCTCATTAGCGGTGTTGTGCCGGCAATGATTTATTACGGATTAGATATTATCAGCCCAAAACTGTTCCTTTTTACAGCAGTAGTAGTTAGTGCCATTGTTAGTGTTGCCACCGGAAGCTCGTGGTCGACCATAGCAACTATTGGCATTGCACTGCTCGGTATTGGCAAAGCCATAGGCATCGACGAAGCAATTGTTGCCGGCGCCATAATAAGCGGTGCCTATTTTGGCGATAAAATGAGCCCTTTGAGCGACACCACCAATCTTGCTCCTGCAATGGCCGGTACCGATTTGTTTACCCACATAAAATACATGACATTCACGACGGTGCCAACGATGATCATCACCCTGATTATTTTTCTGATTATGGGTTTCAACTACGATTTTTCAAATGCCACTATAAACGTAGCGGATGTAAAATTGGCCATTGATGCTACTTTTAACACCAATCCCTTATTGTTTTTGGTACCGGTGGCTCTACTTACAGTTATCATCCTAAAAGTACCACCTCTTCCATCATTGCTTATCGGGACACTATTGGGCGGACTATTTGCGATTATTTTTCAACCCGATATTATAAATACTGTTGCCGGTAATGTTGACAGTTATGGAACAGCTTCCTATTATTCGGTTATGCAAGCCATGTTTGGCGATATTAGCCTGACTACTTCGAATGCCAATGTGAACGAATTGCTGAGTACTTCAGGAATGCGCGGAATGCTGGATACTGTTTGGCTGATACTTTCTGCCATGGTTTTTGGAGGCGTAATGGAATCGGCAGGTTTATTAAAACGAATTACACAGCCGATTGTTAAATATGCCAAAAGCACCGGAAGTTTGGTGGCATCAACAGTTGGAACATGTATCTTTTTTAACACCACCGCTTCCGACCAATATATTGCGCTGGTTGTTCCGGGAAGAATGTACCGAAAAACTTATGAAGAAAAAGGCCTTAAACCAGAAGTTCTGAGCCGGACACTGGAAGACAGCGGAACTATAACATCTGTACTTATTCCGTGGAATACCTGCGGAGCAACGCAATCAAGAGTATTGGGTGTTGATACCTGGTCTTATGCGCCGTACGCCTTTTTTAACATTATTAGTCCGTTTATGACCGTCCTTTTTGCTTATTTAAACATCAAAATCAGGCGATTTGCAAAAGGTGAAAAACCAACGGAGGTGACGAAAGAAGCTTAA
- a CDS encoding RagB/SusD family nutrient uptake outer membrane protein, which translates to MKIKSYSLLLIILLFSGVACTDLEEQWYSAVVPETFFNTEQDVKAALYRSFTHARWYVQEDRWQLQEMTADQFAITTKGPHWYNGGENYRYHYHEWTVNDGWIWQSWRGSLMGVALALDTKQDLENLDYSTVGLTEVDKASHLMQLQTLIAYFYLRGLDFFGGLPIFTSNEGENIPRSTDKETFEHIEGLLLEAIPQLPKKVAGEKEEGALRMGAAAGMLAQLYFNAESYIGESRFTECAAICQGIINGEYGDYNLDPTWNGALGFYNNESPEVIWSAPSEFNKLQYDWMWNRFYHYETYKYFGLDGGAWNGHHLQPSRKPTGDIYTEFKLGKPYEKFDDGDLRKMPYLYKGGGKYEGMFLVGDQISPYGTSYGTQEYKDEVISFVDMVATFKKVGDEYPDIASLPSTMADGEENTGVRLVKAPMPNLADESLRWGADNVIIRLAEVYYMLAECKLRAGEEQAAADLINTVRERNFEDGNDPNPVTADNLDEYRMLDEWGVEFLGEGRRRTDLIRWNKFVTDEWWDHEASGSEHLRRFPVPEDALSGNNALEQNPGYN; encoded by the coding sequence ATGAAAATTAAATCATATAGTTTACTACTCATCATATTATTGTTTTCCGGTGTTGCTTGTACCGATTTGGAAGAGCAGTGGTACTCTGCAGTTGTACCGGAAACATTCTTTAATACAGAGCAGGACGTAAAAGCTGCTTTGTACCGTTCATTTACGCATGCCCGCTGGTATGTGCAGGAAGACAGATGGCAGCTGCAGGAAATGACTGCCGACCAGTTTGCGATTACAACCAAAGGACCACACTGGTATAACGGTGGTGAAAACTACCGTTATCATTACCACGAGTGGACCGTTAACGATGGCTGGATTTGGCAATCGTGGCGTGGTTCGCTAATGGGCGTTGCACTAGCTTTGGATACCAAACAAGATCTGGAAAATCTTGATTACAGTACGGTTGGTTTAACCGAAGTGGATAAAGCATCGCACCTGATGCAGTTGCAAACACTCATCGCATATTTTTATTTGCGTGGTCTTGATTTCTTTGGCGGACTTCCGATTTTTACCTCAAACGAAGGTGAAAATATTCCGAGAAGTACCGATAAAGAAACTTTCGAACATATTGAAGGGTTGCTACTGGAAGCCATTCCTCAACTACCGAAAAAAGTTGCCGGCGAAAAAGAAGAAGGAGCTTTGCGTATGGGAGCTGCTGCTGGTATGCTGGCACAGCTTTATTTTAATGCCGAATCGTATATTGGCGAAAGCCGCTTTACCGAATGTGCAGCAATTTGTCAGGGAATTATAAATGGTGAATATGGCGATTATAATCTTGACCCCACTTGGAATGGTGCGTTGGGTTTTTACAATAACGAGTCGCCAGAGGTAATCTGGTCGGCACCATCAGAGTTTAACAAATTGCAGTACGACTGGATGTGGAATCGTTTTTACCACTACGAAACATATAAGTATTTCGGATTGGATGGTGGAGCATGGAACGGTCATCACCTTCAGCCGTCGCGTAAACCAACCGGCGATATTTATACCGAATTCAAATTGGGCAAGCCTTACGAAAAATTCGATGATGGTGATTTACGAAAAATGCCCTACTTGTATAAAGGAGGTGGTAAATACGAAGGAATGTTCCTGGTTGGCGATCAAATCAGTCCTTACGGAACATCATATGGAACACAAGAATACAAAGATGAAGTAATTTCGTTTGTCGATATGGTAGCTACTTTCAAAAAGGTGGGCGACGAATATCCTGATATCGCATCGCTACCGTCGACTATGGCTGATGGTGAAGAAAATACCGGTGTTCGTTTGGTAAAAGCTCCAATGCCTAATTTGGCTGACGAGTCGTTGCGCTGGGGGGCCGATAACGTAATTATTCGTTTAGCTGAAGTTTATTATATGTTGGCAGAATGTAAATTACGCGCCGGCGAAGAACAAGCTGCAGCCGATTTAATAAATACTGTTAGAGAACGTAATTTTGAAGACGGTAATGACCCAAATCCGGTTACAGCCGATAATCTGGATGAATACAGAATGCTCGATGAGTGGGGTGTAGAATTTCTTGGAGAAGGCCGTCGTCGTACAGACTTAATCCGTTGGAATAAGTTTGTAACCGACGAATGGTGGGATCATGAAGCTTCCGGTTCAGAACATTTACGCCGTTTCCCGGTGCCTGAAGATGCACTTTCCGGAAACAATGCACTCGAACAAAATCCTGGATACAACTAA
- a CDS encoding M20/M25/M40 family metallo-hydrolase has product MKKFSLFLILFISGHLLVAQNEVEKGLEAITKESLKGQLEFLASDWTEGRAVGTKGAYIAADYIASMFQTYGIQPFGDEAYTRPSRSERMAGARPEMYRTYYQSFGLIEYEPGDEQVFSVVTSKPGSESSMDFVYRTDFYVQTGTVGQKVQAPLVFAGYGYSDESKTYDDLKKIDVDGKIVVILQGYPGHGDTTSAGYEKYKPEGRYAAYYLERNKIQGLQDAGALAVIRISPDANPMKGWAQNDIYRDNGGFNESDKRPNPYYGNRMSLPGKELGGNLSTFTVSERVANEILSGSGINIEKFEEEVAKSLQPASQELAGKSAAFKTSVNSKVVNARNVVGYIEGENKDEFIVVGGHYDHLGKWDGVIYNGADDNASGTVGVMEIAKAFMATGKKPEKSVVFAAWTGEEKGLFGSTYFVREAKEKNENVVLNLNYDMIARNPENDSLGNQAHMVYTEANTVIGETTKKNIEDYDINLDLELRPSERPGGGSDHAPFAQEDIPIFYFMAAMHPDYHQPSDELSKINWEKMQNIIKVGFLNTWKFANSDDWKKTTVKPEAEVETE; this is encoded by the coding sequence ATGAAAAAATTCTCTTTATTCTTAATTCTTTTTATTTCAGGGCATTTGTTAGTTGCCCAAAATGAGGTTGAAAAAGGTTTGGAGGCCATTACCAAGGAGTCACTTAAAGGGCAATTGGAGTTTCTGGCATCCGACTGGACTGAAGGCCGCGCCGTAGGAACAAAAGGAGCTTATATAGCTGCTGATTACATTGCATCGATGTTTCAAACTTATGGAATTCAGCCTTTTGGTGACGAGGCTTACACGCGACCATCGCGAAGTGAACGAATGGCCGGCGCACGACCTGAAATGTACCGCACTTATTATCAGAGTTTTGGCCTTATAGAATATGAACCTGGTGATGAACAGGTATTTTCGGTTGTTACCAGCAAACCGGGAAGCGAAAGTTCTATGGATTTTGTCTATCGAACCGATTTTTATGTACAAACAGGAACGGTTGGACAGAAAGTTCAGGCTCCACTGGTTTTTGCAGGATATGGCTATTCCGATGAAAGCAAAACTTACGATGATCTGAAAAAAATTGATGTTGACGGAAAAATTGTTGTGATCTTGCAGGGCTATCCCGGACATGGAGACACTACTTCAGCCGGTTACGAAAAGTATAAGCCTGAAGGACGTTATGCCGCCTATTACCTTGAGCGCAATAAAATACAAGGATTACAAGATGCAGGAGCTTTGGCCGTAATTCGAATAAGTCCGGATGCCAACCCGATGAAGGGATGGGCCCAAAATGACATATACAGAGATAACGGAGGTTTTAACGAAAGCGATAAACGACCAAATCCGTATTACGGAAACAGAATGTCCTTACCCGGAAAAGAACTAGGCGGAAACTTATCAACTTTTACAGTTTCTGAACGGGTTGCTAACGAAATTCTTTCAGGGTCAGGTATTAATATTGAAAAATTTGAGGAGGAAGTGGCTAAAAGTTTGCAACCGGCCTCACAGGAATTGGCAGGTAAATCGGCAGCCTTTAAAACATCGGTAAACTCGAAAGTAGTTAACGCCAGAAATGTAGTTGGTTATATTGAAGGCGAAAATAAAGATGAATTTATTGTTGTTGGCGGACATTACGATCATTTGGGGAAATGGGATGGTGTGATATACAACGGAGCCGATGATAACGCTTCGGGAACAGTTGGTGTGATGGAGATTGCCAAAGCTTTTATGGCTACGGGTAAAAAGCCGGAGAAATCGGTAGTTTTTGCGGCATGGACCGGTGAGGAAAAAGGATTGTTTGGTTCTACCTATTTTGTTCGCGAGGCCAAAGAGAAGAATGAAAATGTGGTGTTGAATTTGAATTACGACATGATTGCACGTAATCCTGAAAATGACAGTTTAGGTAATCAGGCACATATGGTTTACACTGAAGCAAACACTGTAATTGGCGAAACTACCAAAAAGAATATTGAAGATTACGATATTAATTTGGACCTTGAATTACGCCCTTCGGAACGTCCGGGAGGTGGAAGCGACCATGCTCCGTTTGCACAAGAAGATATTCCGATTTTCTATTTTATGGCTGCCATGCATCCCGATTATCATCAGCCATCAGACGAGTTGAGCAAAATTAACTGGGAAAAAATGCAGAATATTATAAAAGTTGGTTTTCTGAATACCTGGAAATTTGCAAACAGCGATGATTGGAAAAAAACTACAGTAAAACCTGAAGCTGAAGTAGAAACTGAATAA
- a CDS encoding SusC/RagA family TonB-linked outer membrane protein codes for MKLSLFLILISLVSASASVYSQSVRIDMELRDASLENVFQSIQDQTEFDIFYKNEHLPRYKKVDAVYAKATVEHVLDDVLVGTGLKYRVLNKDIVITKDNSGDGSDIESQQKTVRGVITDNDGIPLPGVTIVVKGTTNGTVTNLEGEYTLGNVPADAVLQFSFVGMQTQEIEVGGQTEVNVTMLGDAIDVGEVVVVGYGTLEKKEVTSSITSVKSKDLIPGGSGNPLIGMQGKVTGLSIQSTNGTSPNATTSVQLRGVASVLAGQGPLIVIDGVPGGSINSVSREDIESIDVLKDASAGAIYGTRAAGGVILITTKSAKAGKIRLTYTSEFTTETIRRKPEVLSAQEFVANDLGTDYGSSTDWYDEVTVDNPFSQRHHINLSGGSETSRIYATFLASDQEGIAIGDKREEMGGRINANFTLIDGFAEIIAHADYRKTNSDRSHNGIFDMALKLNPTQPAYDDTQVHGYNVWTGGWEYYNPVADINLRTDQGHSSNFLGDVTLKLNLTDNLSTQAMIAHRSNEYRDVLYVSAQHKESLDNARAGRGRQAYGRSMDKTFEWLAKYINTFGEHSINAVAGYSFQEFNADGFDMTNYDFPVDGIEAWDMGKGTFLSEGKAGMGSWKDPRERLIAFFGRANYTFRDKYILSVSGRYEGSSKFFTDNQWGFFPAVSAGWRISDESFMDDVTVVSDLKLRGGYGVTGNQSFAPGASSRMYASDTWWLVDDEWIYTYGSAHNQNKDLQWEEKKEYNVGVDFGLFDNKLTGKFDLYDRKVDKMIYDISVSVPPAVHDKTTMNVGSLRNKGWEAEVNYNAVSSANWDYSTTLRISHNKSTLESLWGSQTYWDRVGFPAPGSPGNAVRLFPGQDIGKFYVWQFAGFTDEGNWMLYDKDGNAFDVTEQTKTNDDKAFVGNAIPKVQMSWNNTVSFRNFEVEAFFTSWLGHDIYNTIDMYYGLPNVEEQNVLADAFDKNKDVVGEKELSDYWIEDGDFIKLKALTLRYRFDTGNLNWLQNANVYVTGRDLFTITSYSGMDPESNINGLDPGFEWHNNIYPRTRTWTLGVQLTF; via the coding sequence ATGAAACTATCCCTTTTTTTAATTTTAATAAGTTTAGTCAGTGCATCGGCTAGTGTTTATTCGCAATCAGTGCGGATTGACATGGAGTTACGCGATGCAAGTCTTGAGAACGTTTTTCAATCCATTCAAGACCAAACTGAATTTGATATCTTTTACAAAAACGAGCATCTGCCCCGATATAAAAAGGTTGATGCCGTGTATGCCAAAGCTACTGTTGAGCATGTATTAGATGATGTTCTTGTTGGTACAGGATTGAAATACAGAGTGCTTAATAAAGACATTGTTATAACTAAGGACAACTCGGGAGATGGCAGTGATATAGAATCGCAGCAGAAAACTGTTCGGGGAGTGATTACCGACAACGACGGAATACCGCTGCCTGGTGTAACAATTGTTGTAAAAGGAACTACAAATGGAACTGTTACCAACTTAGAAGGAGAGTATACGTTAGGAAATGTTCCTGCGGATGCCGTATTGCAGTTCTCGTTTGTTGGAATGCAAACCCAGGAAATTGAAGTAGGGGGTCAAACCGAAGTAAATGTAACCATGCTTGGCGATGCAATTGACGTTGGCGAAGTAGTTGTAGTAGGTTATGGTACTTTGGAGAAAAAAGAAGTTACCAGCTCAATTACTTCTGTAAAATCAAAAGACCTTATTCCCGGTGGTTCAGGAAATCCGCTTATCGGAATGCAGGGGAAAGTTACCGGTTTAAGTATTCAGTCAACTAACGGAACCAGCCCGAACGCCACAACATCGGTGCAACTGCGCGGTGTTGCATCAGTATTAGCCGGCCAAGGGCCACTTATTGTTATCGATGGTGTTCCCGGCGGTAGCATAAACTCGGTAAGTCGCGAAGATATTGAATCGATCGATGTATTAAAAGATGCATCGGCCGGAGCAATTTATGGTACGCGTGCTGCAGGTGGTGTAATTCTTATTACGACCAAGTCGGCAAAAGCCGGAAAAATTCGTCTGACCTATACATCGGAGTTTACAACCGAAACAATTCGCAGGAAACCTGAAGTTTTAAGTGCCCAAGAATTTGTTGCAAACGATTTGGGAACTGATTACGGAAGTTCTACCGATTGGTATGATGAAGTTACTGTTGACAACCCTTTCAGCCAGCGTCATCATATTAACTTAAGTGGTGGTTCTGAAACGTCTCGTATTTATGCCACGTTCTTAGCATCCGATCAGGAAGGTATTGCCATTGGTGATAAACGTGAAGAAATGGGTGGCCGTATTAACGCCAACTTTACTTTAATTGATGGGTTTGCAGAAATTATTGCACATGCCGATTACCGCAAAACAAACAGCGATCGCTCGCACAATGGTATTTTCGATATGGCCTTAAAGCTGAATCCTACACAGCCGGCTTACGACGATACACAAGTTCATGGTTATAATGTTTGGACCGGTGGTTGGGAGTATTATAACCCAGTAGCTGATATTAATTTGCGCACCGATCAGGGACACTCATCCAATTTCCTTGGCGATGTAACCTTGAAGCTGAACCTCACCGATAATTTGAGTACTCAGGCAATGATTGCCCACCGCTCAAACGAATACCGCGATGTGTTATATGTTTCGGCACAACATAAAGAGTCCCTTGATAATGCCCGTGCAGGTCGAGGCCGTCAGGCATATGGCAGGAGTATGGACAAAACCTTTGAATGGTTGGCAAAATATATCAATACTTTTGGTGAGCATTCGATTAATGCCGTTGCTGGTTATAGTTTCCAGGAGTTTAATGCCGATGGTTTTGATATGACCAATTATGATTTCCCTGTAGATGGTATTGAAGCATGGGACATGGGAAAAGGAACATTTCTTTCAGAAGGTAAAGCCGGAATGGGATCGTGGAAAGACCCTCGCGAAAGACTGATCGCTTTCTTTGGTCGTGCAAATTATACCTTCCGCGACAAATATATTCTTTCAGTTAGCGGACGTTACGAAGGTTCTTCGAAATTTTTTACAGACAACCAATGGGGTTTCTTCCCTGCGGTATCTGCCGGATGGCGCATCAGCGACGAATCGTTTATGGACGACGTGACAGTTGTTAGCGATTTAAAACTACGTGGAGGTTATGGTGTTACCGGTAACCAAAGTTTTGCACCGGGAGCATCATCACGTATGTATGCTTCTGATACCTGGTGGTTGGTTGATGATGAATGGATTTATACCTATGGATCGGCACATAACCAAAATAAAGACCTGCAGTGGGAAGAGAAAAAAGAGTATAACGTAGGTGTTGATTTCGGGTTATTCGATAATAAATTAACCGGTAAGTTCGATTTGTACGACCGTAAGGTTGATAAAATGATCTATGATATTTCAGTATCAGTGCCACCTGCTGTGCACGATAAAACAACGATGAATGTTGGAAGTTTGCGTAACAAAGGTTGGGAAGCCGAAGTAAATTACAATGCGGTAAGTTCAGCTAATTGGGACTATTCAACAACATTACGTATTTCACACAATAAATCTACTCTGGAGTCGCTTTGGGGCAGCCAAACTTATTGGGATAGGGTAGGATTTCCTGCTCCTGGCTCTCCGGGTAACGCGGTTCGTTTATTCCCGGGACAAGACATTGGTAAATTCTACGTATGGCAATTTGCCGGTTTTACCGATGAAGGAAACTGGATGTTGTATGACAAAGACGGAAATGCCTTTGATGTAACTGAACAAACAAAAACAAACGATGATAAAGCGTTTGTTGGTAATGCAATTCCTAAAGTTCAAATGAGTTGGAACAATACGGTTAGCTTTAGAAATTTTGAAGTGGAAGCTTTCTTCACCAGCTGGTTAGGGCATGATATTTACAACACAATTGATATGTATTATGGTTTGCCAAATGTTGAAGAGCAAAACGTTTTGGCTGATGCATTTGATAAAAACAAGGATGTTGTTGGAGAGAAAGAGCTTAGCGATTACTGGATTGAAGATGGTGATTTCATCAAATTGAAGGCATTAACGCTGCGTTACCGTTTTGATACCGGAAACCTTAATTGGCTGCAAAATGCCAATGTGTATGTTACCGGTAGAGATCTGTTTACCATTACATCTTATTCGGGAATGGATCCGGAGTCGAACATCAACGGTTTAGACCCTGGTTTCGAGTGGCATAATAACATTTATCCACGTACCCGTACCTGGACATTGGGAGTTCAATTAACTTTTTAA